A stretch of Schistocerca americana isolate TAMUIC-IGC-003095 chromosome 3, iqSchAmer2.1, whole genome shotgun sequence DNA encodes these proteins:
- the LOC124606131 gene encoding putative nuclease HARBI1, with the protein MSFKIHNTFLRQSELYLRATEEEWLKIAKEYEEKWNFPRYLGAIDGRHIDIVAPPNSGTVYFNYKERFSIVLLAIADTNYRIIYTDVGTQGGISDGGVLKDTTFYKMLETKTLHLPPSTPLPGRSKPVPYVFGTDEAFGLEENIVKPFPGLHEENSWQYIFNYRAYRARRVIENVFGIISAVYRVLRKQMLLSPEKATVVALACVYLHNFLQNRKSQRYCPAHIMQSISTKKCCQIYD; encoded by the exons ATGTCCTTTAAAATACATAACACATTTCTAAGGCAAAGTGAGCTATAT CTTCGTGCTACTGAAGAGGAATGGCTGAAAATTGCcaaagaatatgaagaaaaatggaatttcCCCAGGTATTTGGGAGCTATAGATGGGAGGCACATTGACATTGTGGCACCACCCAACAGtggaacagtttattttaattataaagagcGCTTCAGCATTGTTTTGCTAGCAATTGCTGATACTAATTATAGAATAATTTACACTGATGTTGGTACACAGGGGGGGATTTCAGATGGTGGTGTCCTTAAAGACAccacattttacaaaatgttagAAACCAAAACTCTACATTTACCACCATCAACTCCTCTTCCTGGTAGAAGCAAGCCTGTTCCATATGTTTTCGGCACTGACGAAGCCTTTGGCCtagaggaaaatattgtgaaaccaTTTCCAGGTCTGCACGAAGAAAATAGTTGGCAATATATTTTTAACTATAGAGCATACAGAGCAAGAAGAGTAATAGAAAATGTATTTGGGATTataagtgctgtttacagagtgCTGAGGAAGCAAATGCTTCTCAGTCCGGAAAAGGCTACAGTGGTAGCACTAGCCtgtgtttatttacataattttcttcaaaacagaaaatcTCAAAGGTATTGTCCAGCACACATTATGCAAAGCATTAGCACGAAAAAATGTTGCCAAATATATGATTAA